The genomic stretch TTATTGGCCTCTATAATTTtgcgaaattttcaattagatcctcaattttttttattaggtcCTTCTTGATAGTAATTGATTTAATTGTATAGGAATCTAAGGGCAGGgaccaattaaaagaaaaaaaatatggaaatctaattgaaaattttacaaaattatagaaaccaatagagtaattaaacattttttttctagtcaccaaaaaaacattttttttctactttttcttttatctaaacaaaagaaacttttttatttattttttttcttcattcaaataacataaaaaaattattttttttcattttttttaaatttttttcatcatttttcattttatatccAAAAAATTGCTTTAGTGTAGCTCAGCCAAGACATATCAGATATAGAAAAGTATAGGGTATCAACATATTATCTGTCAATTTATTGTTAACaatgattaattattatattttaaatacatatataaagaaatgcatctaaaaaatatatctatatagacacttctattaaacacagctgtaaaaaagacatttttattagacacatctacAAAGGCACTTCCATTAAACACacttataaataagagttggcagatATTGACAAAAATGTTGTTGATAACATAGCAGGATTGATCAAATATATAGCAATTGGAAAAAATGGCTTTTAAAATTTGTCTACGATGACAAGTTGACAACTTCAATCATacaaaatttgttaaaaaaaaaaaataaagatgaaaaCTCATGTATaatcgacttcacgtgaagttgatatttgatagatgatttgattaatttgactaaattttaatCTAATACTCTTAcctatcaacttcacataaaatCAACTGCAATAAAAAAACAAATCCAAATACACACATACCTACATGTACCGTCCAGCCTTCATATTCATGTGTGATTCGCCAATTCTGGaccttgtattttttttaattattatatttaaatggTTAAAGTTATTGAAATATCATATTTCAAGAAGTACATCCACATACATGAACATCTTCCTATAATAATATACATAATCAAAAAAAAGTTTTATCTAAATTAAGTAGAGTAAATAACTAGTATATGTAGCTAGTTCTTAATTATGGAGTGAGATAGAAGAATGTTTCCGTTTAATGATGAGAAATAAAAAGTAAGTGAAAGGAAAGAAACAACGTTACTTTGGTCAGCTGGTGGAGGGACCCACAAAGGGAAAGGGTAAAAATAAGGAATGTTTGGATCTCATACCATTCTTCTCTCATCTCTTCCCTCCTTTATTTTGTCTCATCAACTTGAAGAAGCAACAACAACTTGCTTCATcacctcctcctcttcttcttctccccaAACCCACCCACCTGACCGTACCCTAGCTACCTTGTATTATGGATCATCGTCAAGTCTCGGTATTCATTTCCTTGTTATTAACACTTCATCTCTCATTATTAGGTAATTAAATCACACCAACCATGGacatctttgttcttcatcctttgatatatttattttacgacttatattatttctaacaataataatatactcctatatcatttaattatataaaactcctactaattattaattaatgaaaTAAAAAGTTACTTTATGCACTTAGTGCAACCTAGATTTATACAATCCACCAAATAATAAGACTAACATGTTAACATGAATGACCATTGAATCCGTAAAATAATTTGACATTACAACTAAAGTTGGTAGGCAATTTGATTAGGATGAAATAATCAGTTTTGAATGATTGAATATTGATTATGCAGGAGTAATTGCAACCAAATTCACATTGGTTAACAAATGTGACTACACAGTGTGGCCGGGAATTCTATCTAACGCCGGCTCCCCTCTCTCCACCACCGGCTTCGTCCTCCAACCCGGCCAGTCCACTCCAGTCACCGCCGCAGCTGGCTGGAGCGGCTGCTTCTGGGGCCGAACCCTCTGCTCCCGAAACTCCACAGGAAAATTCTCCTGCGTCACTGGCGACTGCGGCTCAGGAAAGCTTGAGTGCTCCGGCAACGGCCCCACGGGTGCCACGCTGGCCGAGTTCACACTTGGCAGCTTTGGCGGCCTCGATTTTTTCGACGTCAGCCTCGTCGACGGCTACAACGTCCCTATGCTGGTGGCACCCATCGGCGGATCCTCCGCCGTAAACTGCACCGCCACGGGATGCGTTGGAGATTTGAACGGCGCGTGTCCTTCGGAGCTGAGGGTTATGAGTGAGGATGGAAAACAAGTAGTCGCGTGTAAAAGCGCGTGTGAAGCGTTCCGTTTGCCTCAATATTGCTGCAGCGGCGCGTATGAGACGTCGGATACTTGCAAGCCATCGAGTTACTCGCGAATATTCAAAAGCGTTTGTCCACGCGCCTATAGCTACGTGTTCGACGACGAGACCAGCACGTTTACTTGCGCGAATGCCGATTACACAATTACCTTTTGCCCTGCCCCTAGTACAAGGTTAGTAATCCGCAACACTCCTTAAAGCTTAATGGTTTTAAAGGGTAGTTTAGTCCTTTTAATTAGGTGCACTATTTGTTACATACTATATACATGCAATTATGGAATTGTCTATGGTGTGAAAGTTGGACCTTTAAGGTCTAAAGTAAAAGATACTATATAAGTGGATGAGAAGTACGCctttagattttttaaattttaaattttattttaaaagataaaatataattttttattatttatttaataggtgggataaaaagaaaaatatgagagaaaaagtatttaaaaatgagagatcatattttatcttttaaaataaaaattttgaaaaattcaaatttatataaaattattttaaaattcttttcaGCCATTGTTAAAAATGTCCAGTTgggcatttttttttttgtcatgatTTATGGTTAATACTACTTGGATTaaaggaatttttttttttgttttggattGGAGTGCACCACACCAACTAAACCCAGAACACCATACTctcaaaaaacacaaaaaaagaaCACCACGCCCAAAGTAATTATCTCAACATAATACTTTAATTCTCTCACCTAAACTCTAACTACTAACTGAAGGGGAATAAATTCAAATGCATCTTCCTTCCATCCTCTCCCGTTGATGACCTCGGAAGGAGGTGACTTTGAGTTTTGGTTGAGGAAAACTTCCTCTGCTGATATGATGATGACTTCCTCTAGACCGTTCTTCAATTTATGACTCCATTAAGTTGATCGATTTCGCTTTCTTTTTCAACTATATTTCCGTCTTTTTGCTTGCTGCCTCAAACTTCTGATCCCAATATTCTATAGAAATTAACGAAGAATACTTTCACCAATCTCATCATTTGTTGCTGGTAAGAAAATGAGAGCGTTAGTGTGTCGTTGAACACTGCTATTAATTGGGTTGTTTTCCGTTTAAAGAGGAGATCCTTTGTCGTTTTTTACTGTTGATCGGGAGTAGGTAAAGTTGATTTACTGCTCTGGGTCCTTAGTTCTGCGGTGGCTGAACGGCGAGCATTGCAATTGAAACCAAGAAACGAAATAATGCCGTTTATTACTTTCattgattttaatatttctGATCACATCAACATTAATTGCAGTTAAGGCTATAATTTTCAGTCCACATCAACAATAATGGAGGCTAATGCTAAATTGTCATATTTATGAATCGACccctaaatttttttaaattccttAACATATCCTCGTCCTTATAAGGTAGTGTTTGGTGGAGAGATAGACACGGAAAGACTGAGACTGAAAGAtagagactaagagacagagattaaaataaatctcagtattctgtttAGTGCAAAGTGGGAAatagaaattgaaacaagaataaaactctaatttaatatacacaaaggataaaattagaattaattaattaaaatgaggatattttaagtataaaatgttattaaagtttcagtctctaCCTCTAAAAGTTTTAGTTTTCTGTGTTCCTATTTTTTGAaagtactgaaatactgaaattttggagatagagacagaaattttagtaccagtctctgaacCAACAAATATAATATTGAGTCTCCGTCTCTCAATCTCTATCTCAATATCTCAAAACAAACACTACCTTAATGACCTTAAAATACTTTCACCACCCTAAAGGCTTCCTGCAATTATATACTGACTAGCTTTGAGATTTGTGAAGATGAACGTTGGGTTGGACACTTGCATTTGTAAGTACAGTTACCGTTCTGTTGCTTTTTAAGGTTGTGTTTGTTTGATGGGGATACTAATACATAGATACGGTGATACATGTCTATTATTTGTTTACTGAGATACGGAATTTTGAAGAATTTTTGAAGAACACGGTGACATACAAAcatacataaaatatatatatttggtgTCCTTAAAAAATGATGAGATACTGAGACACATTGAATAAGACACAAATCTTTACTCTTTTATtcttagtaattttttaaaatgccACTCTTATTCCTAACTTTAatccatctttcttcttctcctttttcattttctgttcAGATTCTATCCTCCTCCTTTTCTCTCCTCCTTTTCCCGCCACACTCTCCTCTCTTCGTCTTCCTCTTCTCACTCTTCTCTCTGCGTCTACTCTaccttcttcctcctctcctccCTCGTTTCTCCGCCTCTGCACCTTTGTTCTCCCCTTCTCATTCGTTTTTTCGCCTCTATTCCATCGTCGTCCTCTCTTTCTCATTTCTCTCTTCGTCTTCTACTTCACCTTCGTTCTCTCCTTTTCACTCATCTCTCTACgtgattcaaaatttttcatatttatttttttagatctGTTTTTCAGATTTAAAGAATAAGAGGAGATTGTTACAATGTGAAAAAAGAGATTTTTTcctataataatttttttttcaaatttaaatttttttttctaaaaaaatggTTGAATTGATTATTGAAAGGGTTCTTGttgaaaataatttagattGATGTTAAATGGTGGTGATGGTAAAAACTGAAAAGCAATAGTAATTGTAGTGGTAGTGATAAAGTATTGGTGGTAATGTAGGGATaaaattgatatttaatttatattggtGTGTTTTGTCTAATATCActaaacacaataaaaaaatttgtatatttttatatatatgtctCTTTGTGTATTTGTGTCTGtgtccatatatatatatatttgaaaaacaataaaaaaacgCTGCCTAAGGTCTTCGTTTTCACTTAGTTGGTCGAGTGGGGCTTttttgtaaaatcatgcaactTCATATAAATGAGTTGTATCTGCTGACAGTATATTTTTCAAGTGCACACTTAGCTGtgtataaatattatttgaaaaagtataggtagacaatgaaaatactaaacaatgtgaaaaatagatatattggatgttcattttactagaTGTGCGaataattattctaatattaagatttagataggtaatttaaaaatatagtgtgttttaatttgattggtaattattcatattgttcaaaaaatttattgattACCTACCATAATCCATATTATTTTAGTGTGTTATGATCACATAATAAGGCACATATGAATATGATTATCGTACCCATTACTGGTGTATAAAAATGTTAAACCCAACATTGGTCGATGATTTTTCGAATTCAAATAAGACCTTAATTTTCTAGTTGAACCAAATTGGGTTAGTCTACTGATGAGTTTACTAATTCGTTTAAATAAATGTTGGAGGTATGAATTCCGTCTTGTGTATGTAGTAATTTATTGATCagcaataaatttttaaatgaagttCAGTATCGCGACGAATTAGATTTTAATCTGTCAAAAAAAAGATAccgtaaaaaataaaaaataactttctAGTTGAATTAAGTGCATATTAATCTATTGATTTGATGAGTACATATGAtgcatgattttttttttcactattCAACTTTAGATTTTGTGCTAATGCTAGAAAagttcatttatttttatttatgaggTGAAAGGAGAAATGAATCAATATAAGGACCATttgataagatatttttttatcttgtttaagtattatttgaaaaaaaaatcatattctaATCTTGATATGATAATTGATATAGAAAAGATTCAatgaacaataataataataataataaaaataacacacaAAGACCAACCCAAATAAAAAGACATTATAATATGATAATACTAAACTTAAGTTTAAGAAACTGATCAATGATAACTATATAGTTTTAGAAGCCTTAGAGATACATTTACGTTATATTACATGACACAGAGGTGATATACATTATAAACCATCATGTTAGATCTTAGATCAATTCAAAACATTATAAACCATCATACTTGACCATAGTGGAATTCAAAATGACTTTCAATTACATCTCCTTCATTTCTGCTTCAGTTTTTAAGATAATCATATTTATCTTAAACCATCAtatgaaatttaatttaataatactCAGTTACTAATTTTTCTCATGCTTTCGTCTTGACTTGACATAtgccaaattaaaaaaaataaaacagtaaTACAAATTAAAGAATATAATCTGACACATTGTAATTCTTACACGCAATAtctgaattttaaatttaatttaaagattcaaaaaaactaaaaattacaATTTACTTTACAACCTAAAAATTTGCTATCTTAATCTCAGCAATCATAATATATTTGCCTAACGACATTGTAAATgaaaagtatcaaaattctGCTAAATCCTATCCACCGTAGCTCATAGCCATATGTGGAATGCAAGAATAATCATAGTTTACATATATAAAACAATATGATAAATTAAGAGTACGGAGAAGGGTCGTACTCAAAAAATATTTGTACTTAAAATTCAAAAGCTTATATCAGTGTCGTTAAATTATTTGTCTTAAAAATTTAAGCTGATAGAAGAGATAATATGAATAATCATTAAAGATCGAATACTCTTGAGGTTTGATACTATATCATAAAACCATTCATCCTAAAAATTTAAGTATAGAAAAAGGCAACATAGCTATATCTATAACAACAAAATATCAGCCATAAAAATCCGTCTTTGCCTCTTTTAAGATTATCAAACTCGCAAGTTTAAGTAAACTCGTGGAACTGACCTAGACTTGACCCGCGAATTAACTCGTAGACTCGTACGAGTTCAcctgttatatatatatatatataatgtatatTTACTCAATTCTAACccttcaaaattaataatatcaatcttaaaacacataataaattaaaataacagcACACAttataacaaatattttaaaatacacATTCAAATCCTCTATAATTATTCTTATACAAATACAACATAGAacacataaaattaaaaattctaaatctgTAATACTAAATCTTTAATTCAATATCGAACAATAtcaaataatcaaattaactctaatcaaaataattaaccaTCTGGCCATCTAACATAAACAGTAAATAGAGGATACAGAAGAAAAGAAGGGGCAAAGTCCCAACAACAGCTGATCGAAGACAAGGGTGCAGCAGCAGCACGAAACGACGGCGACAAAGAGTCATGGATTTCATGACGATGCAAACCAAAGCAGAGACAGCTCGACAGGGAACAGTAACTGCGGCAGAACATGGAAAAAGTGAGACTTGAGAGAAACAACGCAGATGAGTGAGTTGTGAATGAGTTTTCTTTCATTCTTTGGGAGTGTTATCAAAAccttaataaaagaaaagttttttTTTGGTTTCAAAATGAGgcttttttgaaaaaaaaaaagaaaaacacaaactcgCTAATTCGGTCCTAAACTCACGAGTTTGTCCGAGTTTGACCGAGTCTAGCCGAGTCTAGCCAAATTTACTTAGGATAAAGTCTATGTCCGAGTCAACTCGATTCTATATTTAAACTCGTAAACTCCAGAGTTTGAATACCTCTTTTGTTATCACTTATCAGTGCAGAAGCACTCTTCTTTCAAGAAATAAATGCGtatcattttgaaaaacacaCAACAACCCATTATGTTTTGCTTTGACTTTGAGCATAAGACCTCTAATagttaatttctttttttaaattcatgATTTGGTACTAATCTGCATCCTGAAGCAACTTAAAAAACACAGAAGAACCTAGTAtctatgattatgattattagTTGTTAGACTACACAGATTACGAATTGAATAGAATAGTAACTAAACTTCAAAAACCAGCTTAAAAGGCAAAAGTTTTCTCAAATTTGGTGATTTACGTGTTGAATTTTTTTCTCTAAATTAATGGCACAGTGACATTGAGATTCCAATCCCAATTTGACCTAAAACagtcaaagaacgggtccaagTATGAACATGATTTTCCAAATCATAGAAGTGAAATGCGCGTAAAGTCAAAGTGCGGTGTGTTGAGACTTACTTTGTGGTTTCTGGTATTAGCGATTCAGATCCTTCTTAGTTTTGACGCTGAAGCTTCAACTATTGTGAACCAAGTAAAGGTACCGTGATGCTTCAATCCCTAATTTTCACAGATTCACTTCAATAATTCTCCAGCATAAACTCAAAGTTCTTTCTTTTGCATTTCTCTTATTACCTATTGAGGATGTTGACTATGCTTGCATCTCATCatgaattaaaaaagaaagagctTTGCTGTTTTTCTTGCTTATAGctcaattaattaatataaaaagtgTTTCAGTCTTTTTCAGTTTTTGTGTTTCAGAAGTTGCTTATTTAGAAATAGTTATACGATTGTTTACTAAGTCAGTGATAAATTGATTAACTTTGATTAGAATTATCAAAGGTTTGATCACTTTACAATATAGAAATATCCCTGGTGAATATGTTATATAACCATTCACCCCAGTGCATTGAAGACTCTGAAGATATTGCAGTAAAACTCTATTAGAATTATCTGCTAAAAAAAAGATATGGACCTTTGGCAAATTGCAATGAGTTCTTTTTGCCTAATGTTTTGTTATATATTGACAGAACAGGTTCTGTGGATCTTTGATTTTAGCAACCACAATTTTCAAGACATACCAAGTTGAAATCTAATTCATCTCCTGCAATTTAATGACATCTCATCCTTAATTTTATTTGTCTGACTTTGATGACTAAATAGAGACCATACATGGTCAGAGTTAATCTTCATCTTTCCTATGTACTATTGCTCATTTACTTCCTTTTTTGGGTCTTGATTAGCACTACAAAAGCTGATGACATTGGTGTATACTGGGGCCAAAATAGTAATGAGGGAACTCTTGCTAATACATGTGAATCAAGACTGTACTCCTATGTAAACATAGCATTCCTTACCACATTTGGAAATGGTGAAACCCCGGTACTAAACCTGTCAGGTCATTGTAATCCTTCTTCAAAAGGGTGCACTGGTCTTAGCTTAGATATCAGAAGTTGCCAGAAGCAAGGGATCAAGGTCATGCTCTCGATCGGAGGAGGATCCAGTACATCCCAATTGACTTCTTCTAAAGATGCTAAAAATGTTTCTGATTATCTCTGGAACAATTTCTTGGGTGGTAACTCATCTTCGCGCCCTCTTGGGGACGCAGTTTTAGATGGGATAGAATTCAACCCAGGTGATAATGGATACTCAATATACTGGATGGACCTTGCGCGTTACCTCAAGTCCAACTCAACACAAAATGTTTCTATAGGTGCAGCTCCTCAATGCCCCCTTGTTAGTGCTGAGAACTCTACCTTTAGTAGTGGATATTTCGATTATCTTTCGGTACAATTCTACAACAATCCTTCATGCAATTTTGTGAGTAGCAGTACTAGTGGCTTCATAAATGCATGGCACCAATGGAGCAATTTGAAAGTGAAGAAAATATTTCTGGGGTTGCCAGCATCTTCTGATGAAGCTGCATCTGGCTATATTCCTGCAAATTTGTTAAATTCTCAGGTCCTTCCTATCATAAGGAACTCATCTAATTATGGAGGCATAATGTTGTGGGACAGATACAGCGATGTTAAGAGCAGATATAGTGATTCCATCGAATTCGATACAGGTCAGCAAATAACACTTGCTCTTTGacacaaccaccaccacaattTGTATGcattattgaagaagaaaagttgtTGTTTAGTTCTAAGAAGTTCACTTTTTTTCTCTATTTGTTGGTGGCATGCAGGAGCGCAAGCATCCACGCCTGCCAAAAGGAACAAAACCCACACAGGTTAGTATATAGCACTTAACGGTTTAATAGAAAGATCACAATAGTTTATAGTGTTGTATACTTTGTGTCTAGAAGAAAACTAAGTTGTTATTCAATTCTGCTTAATTCACTATTTCTTTGTTTGTTGGTTGTACAAATTAAAAAAGGGAAAGCACCCATTCCTGTGGAAAGCATCAAACCTCATGCAGGTTAACAACACTTTGTGTTTTACAGTTTATACTTTATAGTCTTTTACACTTCTAGAAGAACTTTGGTGCTTTATTTATCTGCTAAATTCACCATCTCATGTTTTCTGTTTTTGTGGTTGGTATGCAGGAAATGGAAAACGCCATCTAGGTGAGCAAACAACAATTAGTGGTTAATTAAACAACCATAACTATTCATAGAAATGTACACTTTTAGAACAAA from Arachis stenosperma cultivar V10309 chromosome 9, arast.V10309.gnm1.PFL2, whole genome shotgun sequence encodes the following:
- the LOC130947690 gene encoding uncharacterized protein LOC130947690 isoform X4, which encodes MFGSHTILLSSLPSFILSHQLEEATTTCFITSSSSSSPQTHPPDRTLATLYYGSSSSLGVIATKFTLVNKCDYTVWPGILSNAGSPLSTTGFVLQPGQSTPVTAAAGWSGCFWGRTLCSRNSTGKFSCVTGDCGSGKLECSGNGPTGATLAEFTLGSFGGLDFFDVSLVDGYNVPMLVAPIGGSSAVNCTATGCVGDLNGACPSELRVMSEDGKQVVACKSACEAFRLPQYCCSGAYETSDTCKPSSYSRIFKSVCPRAYSYVFDDETSTFTCANADYTITFCPAPSTSTTKADDIGVYWGQNSNEGTLANTCESRLYSYVNIAFLTTFGNGETPVLNLSGHCNPSSKGCTGLSLDIRSCQKQGIKVMLSIGGGSSTSQLTSSKDAKNVSDYLWNNFLGGNSSSRPLGDAVLDGIEFNPGDNGYSIYWMDLARYLKSNSTQNVSIGAAPQCPLVSAENSTFSSGYFDYLSVQFYNNPSCNFVSSSTSGFINAWHQWSNLKVKKIFLGLPASSDEAASGYIPANLLNSQVLPIIRNSSNYGGIMLWDRYSDVKSRYSDSIEFDTGAQASTPAKRNKTHTGKAPIPVESIKPHAGNGKRHLVIRIVIGVGAAITICLICYLSCVCWRKYKAEVDTRNRQRKLIHDIGGAAMLSRMNYIAKKFKREANAGDEIEIFSFESMVAATNNFSSSNKLGEGGFGPVYM
- the LOC130947690 gene encoding uncharacterized protein LOC130947690 isoform X3, yielding MDHRQVSVFISLLLTLHLSLLGVIATKFTLVNKCDYTVWPGILSNAGSPLSTTGFVLQPGQSTPVTAAAGWSGCFWGRTLCSRNSTGKFSCVTGDCGSGKLECSGNGPTGATLAEFTLGSFGGLDFFDVSLVDGYNVPMLVAPIGGSSAVNCTATGCVGDLNGACPSELRVMSEDGKQVVACKSACEAFRLPQYCCSGAYETSDTCKPSSYSRIFKSVCPRAYSYVFDDETSTFTCANADYTITFCPAPSTSTTKADDIGVYWGQNSNEGTLANTCESRLYSYVNIAFLTTFGNGETPVLNLSGHCNPSSKGCTGLSLDIRSCQKQGIKVMLSIGGGSSTSQLTSSKDAKNVSDYLWNNFLGGNSSSRPLGDAVLDGIEFNPGDNGYSIYWMDLARYLKSNSTQNVSIGAAPQCPLVSAENSTFSSGYFDYLSVQFYNNPSCNFVSSSTSGFINAWHQWSNLKVKKIFLGLPASSDEAASGYIPANLLNSQVLPIIRNSSNYGGIMLWDRYSDVKSRYSDSIEFDTGAQASTPAKRNKTHTGKAPIPVESIKPHAGNGKRHLVIRIVIGVGAAITICLICYLSCVCWRKYKAEVDTRNRQRKLIHDIGGAAMLSRMNYIAKKFKREANAGDEIEIFSFESMVAATNNFSSSNKLGEGGFGPVYMGRLTNQQEIAIKRLSKSSGQGLTEFKNEAKLIAKLQHTNLVKLIGLCIQREERMLVYEYMSNGSLDLHLFDAERRNILDWEKRLNIIEGIAQGLLYLHKYSRLKVIHRDLKAGNILLDDEMKPKISDFGMARILGLTGSEEKTNRIVGTHGYMSPEYMLNGVVSPKVDVFSFGVLLLEILSAKKNNSSHNPDFPLLNLIGHAWKLWNEGKALELMDHGLNETCNTKEVLRCIHIGLLCVQNVPTDRPTMVDVVSFLSNDAIQLAQPKQPAFFINVDTNQQQLHTNTKGIFSKNSLTLSDVDGR
- the LOC130947690 gene encoding uncharacterized protein LOC130947690 isoform X2; the protein is MFGSHTILLSSLPSFILSHQLEEATTTCFITSSSSSSPQTHPPDRTLATLYYGSSSSLGVIATKFTLVNKCDYTVWPGILSNAGSPLSTTGFVLQPGQSTPVTAAAGWSGCFWGRTLCSRNSTGKFSCVTGDCGSGKLECSGNGPTGATLAEFTLGSFGGLDFFDVSLVDGYNVPMLVAPIGGSSAVNCTATGCVGDLNGACPSELRVMSEDGKQVVACKSACEAFRLPQYCCSGAYETSDTCKPSSYSRIFKSVCPRAYSYVFDDETSTFTCANADYTITFCPAPSTSTTKADDIGVYWGQNSNEGTLANTCESRLYSYVNIAFLTTFGNGETPVLNLSGHCNPSSKGCTGLSLDIRSCQKQGIKVMLSIGGGSSTSQLTSSKDAKNVSDYLWNNFLGGNSSSRPLGDAVLDGIEFNPGDNGYSIYWMDLARYLKSNSTQNVSIGAAPQCPLVSAENSTFSSGYFDYLSVQFYNNPSCNFVSSSTSGFINAWHQWSNLKVKKIFLGLPASSDEAASGYIPANLLNSQVLPIIRNSSNYGGIMLWDRYSDVKSRYSDSIEFDTGAQASTPAKRNKTHTGKAPIPVESIKPHAGNGKRHLVIGVGAAITICLICYLSCVCWRKYKAEVDTRNRQRKLIHDIGGAAMLSRMNYIAKKFKREANAGDEIEIFSFESMVAATNNFSSSNKLGEGGFGPVYMGRLTNQQEIAIKRLSKSSGQGLTEFKNEAKLIAKLQHTNLVKLIGLCIQREERMLVYEYMSNGSLDLHLFDAERRNILDWEKRLNIIEGIAQGLLYLHKYSRLKVIHRDLKAGNILLDDEMKPKISDFGMARILGLTGSEEKTNRIVGTHGYMSPEYMLNGVVSPKVDVFSFGVLLLEILSAKKNNSSHNPDFPLLNLIGHAWKLWNEGKALELMDHGLNETCNTKEVLRCIHIGLLCVQNVPTDRPTMVDVVSFLSNDAIQLAQPKQPAFFINVDTNQQQLHTNTKGIFSKNSLTLSDVDGR
- the LOC130947690 gene encoding uncharacterized protein LOC130947690 isoform X1; translated protein: MFGSHTILLSSLPSFILSHQLEEATTTCFITSSSSSSPQTHPPDRTLATLYYGSSSSLGVIATKFTLVNKCDYTVWPGILSNAGSPLSTTGFVLQPGQSTPVTAAAGWSGCFWGRTLCSRNSTGKFSCVTGDCGSGKLECSGNGPTGATLAEFTLGSFGGLDFFDVSLVDGYNVPMLVAPIGGSSAVNCTATGCVGDLNGACPSELRVMSEDGKQVVACKSACEAFRLPQYCCSGAYETSDTCKPSSYSRIFKSVCPRAYSYVFDDETSTFTCANADYTITFCPAPSTSTTKADDIGVYWGQNSNEGTLANTCESRLYSYVNIAFLTTFGNGETPVLNLSGHCNPSSKGCTGLSLDIRSCQKQGIKVMLSIGGGSSTSQLTSSKDAKNVSDYLWNNFLGGNSSSRPLGDAVLDGIEFNPGDNGYSIYWMDLARYLKSNSTQNVSIGAAPQCPLVSAENSTFSSGYFDYLSVQFYNNPSCNFVSSSTSGFINAWHQWSNLKVKKIFLGLPASSDEAASGYIPANLLNSQVLPIIRNSSNYGGIMLWDRYSDVKSRYSDSIEFDTGAQASTPAKRNKTHTGKAPIPVESIKPHAGNGKRHLVIRIVIGVGAAITICLICYLSCVCWRKYKAEVDTRNRQRKLIHDIGGAAMLSRMNYIAKKFKREANAGDEIEIFSFESMVAATNNFSSSNKLGEGGFGPVYMGRLTNQQEIAIKRLSKSSGQGLTEFKNEAKLIAKLQHTNLVKLIGLCIQREERMLVYEYMSNGSLDLHLFDAERRNILDWEKRLNIIEGIAQGLLYLHKYSRLKVIHRDLKAGNILLDDEMKPKISDFGMARILGLTGSEEKTNRIVGTHGYMSPEYMLNGVVSPKVDVFSFGVLLLEILSAKKNNSSHNPDFPLLNLIGHAWKLWNEGKALELMDHGLNETCNTKEVLRCIHIGLLCVQNVPTDRPTMVDVVSFLSNDAIQLAQPKQPAFFINVDTNQQQLHTNTKGIFSKNSLTLSDVDGR